A genomic window from Gossypium hirsutum isolate 1008001.06 chromosome D10, Gossypium_hirsutum_v2.1, whole genome shotgun sequence includes:
- the LOC107916191 gene encoding major pollen allergen Bet v 1-E codes for MGVVTYNYDSTSPVAPARLFKAFVLEADKVWPIAAPHAIKSIEVEANPGPGSIVKINFVEGLPFQYMKHQIGGHDENKFSYSYSLIEGGPLGDKLEKINYENKFEAAVGGGSVCKSSMKFYTFGDYVITEDEIKALIKGSEGVYKAIEAYLLANPDACN; via the exons ATGGGTGTTGTCACTTATAACTATGACTCTACCTCCCCTGTCGCTCCCGCCAGGCTTTTCAAGGCCTTCGTTCTTGAAGCTGACAAGGTCTGGCCCATAGCTGCCCCTCATGCAATCAAGAGTATTGAGGTTGAAGCTAATCCTGGCCCTGGAAGTATCGTAAAGATCAACTTTGTTGAAG gcCTTCCATTCCAATATATGAAGCACCAGATTGGAGGACATGATGAAAACAAATTTTCATACAGTTACAGTTTGATTGAAGGTGGGCCTTTGGGGGACAAGCTTGAGAAAATCAACTACGAGAATAAGTTTGAGGCAGCTGTAGGTGGAGGAAGTGTGTGCAAGAGCTCGATGAAATTTTACACTTTTGGTGACTATGTAATCACTGAAGATGAAATCAAGGCTCTCATTAAAGGGAGTGAGGGAGTTTACAAAGCTATTGAAGCTTACCTCTTAGCTAACCCCGATGCTTGCAACTAA